The region CGCCGCATCGATGGCCGCCGCGTCCTCGCCGTCGAGGGCCTTCTTGGCATCCTCGAGAGCTTTCTCGAGCACGCCCTTGTCCTCGGCGCTGAGCTTCTCCTTGTTCTCCTCGTAGGTCTTCGAGGTCGAGTAATGCAGGCCGTCCAGGCGGTTGCGGGCCTCGATCTGCTGACGCCGCTCCTTGTCCTCGTCATGGTGCGACTCGGCTTCCTGCACCATGCGATCGATCTCACCCTCATCGAGACCACTCGAGGCGGTGATGGTGATCTTCTGCTCCTTGCCGGTGCCGAGATCCTTCGCCGAGACGTTGACGATGCCGTTGGCGTCGATGTCGAAGGTGACCTCGATCTGCGGCATGCCACGCGGCGCCGAAGGAATGCCCACCAGGTGGAAGCGGCCGAGGGTGCGGTTGCCCGCCGCCATCTCGCGCTCGCCCTGCAGGACGTGCACCTCGACCGAAGTCTGATTGTCGGCGGCGGTCGAGAACACCTCGCTCTTGCGCGCCGGAATCGTCGTGTTGCGGTCGATCAGCTTGGTGAACACCCCTCCCAGGGTCTCGATGCCGAGGGACAGGGGGGTGACGTCGAGGAGCAGCACGTCGGTGACGTCGCCGCGCAACACGCCGCCCTGGATGGCGGCGCCAATGGCCACCACCTCGTCCGGGTTGACGCCCCGGTTGGGCTCCTTGCCGAAGATCTTGGTGACCAGCTCCTGGATCGCCGGCATGCGCGTCTGACCACCCACCAGCACCACCTCATCGATCTGATCGGCATTCAGGCCGGCGTCCTTCAGGGCCTGGCGGCAGGGTCCCTCGGAGCGACCGATGATCGGCTCCACGAGCTGCTCCAGCTTGGAGCGGCCGAGGGTCAGGGTGAGGTGCTTCGGACCCGAAGCGTCGGCGGTGATGAAGGGCAGATTGATCTCCGTCGACTGGGCGCTCGAGAGCTCGATCTTGGCCTTCTCGGCAGCCTCCTTGAGGCGCTGCAGGGCCATCGCGTCCTGGGCCAGATCGACTCCCTGATCCTTCTTGAACTCGTCGAGCAGCCACTCGATGATGCGCTGATCGATGTTGTCACCACCGAGGTGGGTGTCACCGTTGGTCGACTTCACCTCGACGACGCCCTCGCCGACCTCGAGAATCGAGATGTCGAAGGTACCGCCGCCAAAGTCGTAAACCGCGATCACCTGATCCTTCTTCTTGTCGAGACCGTAGGCCAGGGCGGCGGCGGTGGGCTCGTTGACCAGGCGCTCGACCTGCAGGCCGGCGATCTTGCCGGCGTCCTTGGTGGCCTGGCGCTGCGAGTCGTTGAAGTAGGCGGGCACGGTGATGACGGCCTTCTCCACCGACTCTCCGAGGTAGTCCTCGGCCGCCTGCTTGAGCTTCTGCAGGGTCATCGCCGAAATCTCCGGCGGCGAGAACTTCTTGTCGTCGATCTTCACCCGCACGCCGCCGCTGTCCGAGCCGGCGACATCGTAGGGCACCATCTCGAGCTCTTCCGCGACCTCGTCGAAGCGGCGCCCCATGAAGCGCTTGATCGAGAAGATGGTCTTGGTGGGATTGGTCACCGCCTGGCGCTTCGCCACCTGGCCGACCAGGCGCTCGCCGTCCTTGGCGAAGGCGACCACCGAGGGGGTGGTCCGGTTACCCTCGGCATTGGGGATCACCTTCGCTTCCGTACCTTCCATCACCGCCACCACACTGTTGGTGGTGCCGAGATCGATTCCAATGATCTTGCTCATATCGTCTTCACTCCTTCGCTTAGAAATCTCAGCGGCCCTCCCCAGCGAAGCCCGCGAGAAGCTCTCGCACAGCCCCGTGACGGCGAATCGGCCGGTCGCTTGGCAAGACTAAGACCTTAGTGATCCGCTGTCAAGCAAGCCATTCGCCATACTTGACAATTACTGGCTAAGATTTATTCCCGACCTGAAGAGAACGGGCGATCGAAGGGAAGATTCGTCACAAACTTGGGCGCTACTCGGCAGCCGACGCGGAAGCGCGAGGTAGCGGAAGCCGCTGAGGATGGGAGTGCCTGGCCGGCCGCGAGACGCACGACGCGTGCATGCGGGCCGGGCTCCGTAGGCGGGCCGCCCCGTAGGCGAGGGTGGCGCCTCGAACCCCTGCTAACCAAGCAGCACTAGCGGACTAATCCAGCAGCACCAGCGGCGCCGTCGCGCCCTCGTCGTCGAGGCCGACGAAGGCGGGATCGAGAAAGAAGTTCTCGATCACCGTTTCGCTCGCCGTCGGTCCCCCGCCGGCGCTGTCGAGGGTCAGGTCGTAGCCCCCCTCGGTGGTCTGCCAAAGCACCCGCCGACCGTCGCCGGAGTCGAGATCGGGCTCTTCCAGCAACTTGGCCTCGATCGGCCGATTGAGGTTCGGCGGGAACGAGCCATCGAGCAGGAAGAGGGTTTTGAGGGCACGGTCGATCTTGAGGAAGGACGCCCCCAACCGGCCCTTGACCAACGCCTCGCGCTCCGCCTCTTGCCACGGGAAGGGCGACAGCAGGCGCAGCGGGCCGGGAACCAACTGCGAGACGAAGAGCAGCGCGAGCAGCAGGCCGAGCCCCCGCCCGACCCAGCCTTCGAGACCCCGAAACCGCACTCGGCGGCGTAGAGCCGGCGCCGGGACCGGGGCAGAAGCCTGGCCCTGTAGGGTGAGATCGAGGTCGATCTCCGGCAGCGAGTCGTCGCTCTCGGGCTCCGCCGGGCGAGCCTCTTCCACCACCGGCTCCTCGGCTGCCGGCTCCGGCGTCTGGGCCTGAGCCGGGGCCTCCTCGGTCAGCGGCAGATCGCCGAGGAGAGATTCGTCTTCGTCGTCGACGCCGAGATCCGGCGGCGGCTCGATATCCGCCAGCACCGGCACGTCAAAGAGCTGCTCGACCTCCTCGTCGCGCTGCGCGTCGAAGGGCGCGACCACCTCGCGTTCGAGCAATCGGTAGAGGGCGAGCCGCACCTTGTACTCGTCGAGATCCGTGTCGCCGACCACCTGCTCGACGGAGCGTGCCTCGGCCAGGCTGTCGAGGACCAGGCGCTCATCGGGCACCAGGAAGAGCACTCCAGGCACCTCGTCCGGCGGCGCCACCCCGGGAACCCGGTCACGAATCTCCACCGGCAGCGGATCGAGACGCCGATAGCGACCGCCGTACTCGGGCACCGCCTCCGGCTCGTCGTCCTGGATCGAGCGCACCAGCAGCTCCTCGATCGAGATCGGCCGAATCCCCTCCTCGTAGGACACCTCGTCCCCGGAGTAGAACTTGAACTCGCCTTGGGTCCAGCCGAGCAGGCCCTGGAGGACTTCGAAGGTCTGACCCCGCAGGCCGCGCAACACCTGGTCGCGGCTCACCAGGCCGGCCTCGACCCAGCGATCCATCGGCCGGCCGTCCCCATCCTCCCCGGCGAGCTGCTCGGCGGTCGCCACGCCCTCTCGCACCAGCACGTCGCGCAGACCATCCTCGACGGTGCGATCGAGGGCGTCGGCGGCCACCACCTCGCCCTGCAGGAAGGAGATCGCGACGATGTTGCTCTCCCCCTGGACCGTCAGGATGCCGGTCTTGCGCTGCTGCCCGATGAGCTGCAGGATCTCCGGCAGATTGAAGACGTCGAGGGTGCCTTCTACGGTCATCAGTTCACTCGCTAAGCAGGGTTGCGCAGTTCCACGACCAGGCGCAGACCATAGAACAGGGCGAGCCCGCCCAGGCACAGGGCCCACATCAGCTCCGGCCCCGGGTCGACGCCCACCGGCACCACGAAGCTGAAGTGGCGCGCCAGCGGCAAGAGCACCAAGACCACGGGAATCAGCAGGGTGAGGTAGGCGCGAGCTCCATAGCCGACCTCCGCCGAGAAGAAGCCCGGCACCAGGAAGCGCACGGCGCGATCGATGCGCCCGCCGCCGACGTCCGAAAGGGCCGGATTGGCGTAGCCGAAGGGACGCCGCAGCAAGTGCAGGGCGAGGGCCGCCAGCAGCAGGAGCCCGGCGACCGCCGGGCCGAACCAGCGCCGCGCCGCCGACAATCGGCCGGTCAGGCTGTCGTCGCCACGCTGCAAAGCGAGCAGCCGGCGGCGGATCTCGGGAAGGCGATCGAGACCGGCCTCGGAGGTTCGCACCTGCTCCTTCTCGGTCTCGCGAATCCACTGCCCGACCAGACCGCGGTCGAGCTCCTGGGCGCGCTGAAAGGCGGCACTCTGCTCGCTGAAGTAGTAGCTCTCGGCGTAGGCCTTGCTGAGGTTGAAGTGCGCCAGCACATTGTCCGGCGCCAACTCCGTCGCCTTCTTGAAGTGGTTCACCGCATCCGGGAACTTGTTCTGCTGGAAGTAGTAGACCCCGAGGTTGATCTGGGCGTCGACGGCGCCGGCATCCTCTTCCGCCATCTGCTCGTAGAGATTGCGTGCCACCGGCCAATAGTCGAGCTTGCG is a window of Acidobacteriota bacterium DNA encoding:
- the dnaK gene encoding molecular chaperone DnaK encodes the protein MSKIIGIDLGTTNSVVAVMEGTEAKVIPNAEGNRTTPSVVAFAKDGERLVGQVAKRQAVTNPTKTIFSIKRFMGRRFDEVAEELEMVPYDVAGSDSGGVRVKIDDKKFSPPEISAMTLQKLKQAAEDYLGESVEKAVITVPAYFNDSQRQATKDAGKIAGLQVERLVNEPTAAALAYGLDKKKDQVIAVYDFGGGTFDISILEVGEGVVEVKSTNGDTHLGGDNIDQRIIEWLLDEFKKDQGVDLAQDAMALQRLKEAAEKAKIELSSAQSTEINLPFITADASGPKHLTLTLGRSKLEQLVEPIIGRSEGPCRQALKDAGLNADQIDEVVLVGGQTRMPAIQELVTKIFGKEPNRGVNPDEVVAIGAAIQGGVLRGDVTDVLLLDVTPLSLGIETLGGVFTKLIDRNTTIPARKSEVFSTAADNQTSVEVHVLQGEREMAAGNRTLGRFHLVGIPSAPRGMPQIEVTFDIDANGIVNVSAKDLGTGKEQKITITASSGLDEGEIDRMVQEAESHHDEDKERRQQIEARNRLDGLHYSTSKTYEENKEKLSAEDKGVLEKALEDAKKALDGEDAAAIDAAATQLEQASHKLAEAMYKQGEAAAGGPAPEAAAEGAPADSADDVIDAEYVDVDEKA
- a CDS encoding DUF4388 domain-containing protein produces the protein MTVEGTLDVFNLPEILQLIGQQRKTGILTVQGESNIVAISFLQGEVVAADALDRTVEDGLRDVLVREGVATAEQLAGEDGDGRPMDRWVEAGLVSRDQVLRGLRGQTFEVLQGLLGWTQGEFKFYSGDEVSYEEGIRPISIEELLVRSIQDDEPEAVPEYGGRYRRLDPLPVEIRDRVPGVAPPDEVPGVLFLVPDERLVLDSLAEARSVEQVVGDTDLDEYKVRLALYRLLEREVVAPFDAQRDEEVEQLFDVPVLADIEPPPDLGVDDEDESLLGDLPLTEEAPAQAQTPEPAAEEPVVEEARPAEPESDDSLPEIDLDLTLQGQASAPVPAPALRRRVRFRGLEGWVGRGLGLLLALLFVSQLVPGPLRLLSPFPWQEAEREALVKGRLGASFLKIDRALKTLFLLDGSFPPNLNRPIEAKLLEEPDLDSGDGRRVLWQTTEGGYDLTLDSAGGGPTASETVIENFFLDPAFVGLDDEGATAPLVLLD